One Microlunatus soli genomic window carries:
- a CDS encoding SDR family oxidoreductase, producing MGPLDDKVVAITGASSGIGAATARRLAGAGAAVVLGARRADRLDALVDEIRASGGRAEAVATDVTDPAAVVRLVRTAVESFGRLDVLVSSAGIGPISPMASRRTQDWDAMINVNLRGVLNGIDAALPVFRTQGRGHFVTIVSTAGIKIVPTMAVYAGTKNAVRTVLEGLRQESTDGTIKTTAISPGYVRTEFGDSVTDPEIRAQVGQGMETFALDPDAVARTVEFAVDQPWEVEIGELSIRPTVQG from the coding sequence ATGGGACCACTCGACGACAAGGTCGTGGCGATCACCGGGGCGAGCAGCGGGATCGGTGCCGCCACTGCCCGCCGGCTCGCCGGCGCGGGCGCTGCCGTTGTGCTGGGCGCTCGCCGAGCCGACCGGCTGGACGCCCTGGTCGACGAGATCCGTGCCTCCGGTGGGCGGGCGGAAGCCGTGGCGACCGACGTGACCGATCCCGCCGCGGTCGTCCGACTGGTCCGGACAGCGGTGGAGTCCTTCGGGCGGCTCGACGTGCTGGTCAGCAGCGCCGGCATCGGTCCGATCTCACCGATGGCATCACGACGCACCCAGGACTGGGACGCGATGATCAACGTCAATCTGCGCGGTGTGCTGAACGGGATCGACGCGGCCCTGCCGGTCTTTCGGACGCAGGGTCGTGGCCATTTCGTCACGATCGTCTCGACAGCGGGCATCAAGATCGTCCCGACCATGGCTGTCTACGCCGGCACCAAGAACGCGGTGCGCACCGTGCTGGAGGGCTTGCGGCAGGAGTCGACCGACGGAACGATCAAGACCACGGCGATCTCGCCCGGTTACGTACGCACCGAGTTCGGCGACTCGGTGACCGATCCTGAGATCCGGGCGCAGGTCGGGCAGGGCATGGAAACCTTCGCGCTCGATCCCGACGCCGTCGCCCGGACGGTCGAATTCGCCGTCGATCAGCCCTGGGAGGTAGAGATCGGCGAACTGTCCATCCGCCCGACGGTGCAGGGCTGA
- a CDS encoding GntR family transcriptional regulator, with the protein MATGVYDRIREAIVRGEFAPGDALGEVALARQFGTSRTPVREALHRLEIEAIVEPGPRGVRVRASSPEEILDIYEVRITLESAAAKAAATRATELDQIRLRAAQDAMIATGDDPADRAQVNRVFHEAIWNASHSPTLVDLLHRLNVHLIRYPTTTLTYGDRWDEVLREHQDLLDAIEQRDATAAQSIAERHMTGAREVRLRMYADG; encoded by the coding sequence ATGGCAACCGGCGTGTACGACCGCATCCGCGAGGCGATCGTCCGGGGCGAGTTCGCCCCGGGTGACGCGCTCGGCGAAGTCGCCTTGGCGCGGCAGTTCGGCACCAGCCGTACGCCGGTCCGGGAGGCTTTGCATCGTCTGGAGATCGAGGCGATCGTCGAGCCGGGCCCCCGCGGGGTGCGGGTGCGGGCATCCTCACCCGAAGAGATCCTGGACATCTACGAGGTCCGGATCACCCTGGAGAGCGCGGCCGCCAAGGCGGCGGCCACCCGGGCGACCGAGCTGGACCAGATCCGGTTGCGTGCGGCGCAGGATGCCATGATCGCGACGGGTGATGATCCGGCCGACCGCGCGCAGGTGAACCGGGTATTCCACGAGGCCATCTGGAACGCCAGCCACAGTCCGACCTTGGTCGACCTGCTGCATCGTCTGAACGTGCACCTGATCAGGTATCCGACCACGACCCTGACCTATGGCGACCGCTGGGACGAGGTGCTGCGTGAGCATCAGGACCTACTCGATGCGATCGAGCAACGGGACGCAACCGCAGCTCAGTCCATCGCCGAGCGGCACATGACCGGCGCCCGTGAGGTCCGGTTACGGATGTACGCCGACGGCTGA
- a CDS encoding TetR/AcrR family transcriptional regulator yields the protein MRTDAARNRAAILDATRELIAEPGELKLSAVAKRAGIGQGTLYRHFATRDELVGALYEQEIDELVERAHLLLEQHSPLEALERWFDQLAGYARVKGGVINAVESSVWADISAHTHTKLGRALNELLSAGAAAGVLRTDLDPRDVILLSWFLAHVQPEEWDDRVPRLLDVLLQGMQSTGIRS from the coding sequence GTGCGCACCGACGCTGCTCGCAACCGAGCCGCGATCTTGGACGCCACTCGGGAGTTGATCGCCGAACCGGGCGAGCTCAAACTCAGCGCCGTCGCCAAGCGCGCCGGTATCGGACAGGGCACCCTGTATCGGCACTTCGCGACCCGGGACGAACTCGTCGGCGCGCTGTATGAGCAGGAGATCGACGAACTCGTCGAGCGGGCGCATCTGCTGCTTGAGCAGCACTCGCCACTGGAGGCGCTCGAGCGCTGGTTCGATCAGCTCGCCGGCTATGCCCGGGTCAAGGGTGGGGTGATCAACGCCGTCGAATCCTCAGTGTGGGCCGACATCTCCGCCCACACCCACACCAAGCTCGGCCGGGCGCTGAACGAGCTGCTGAGTGCCGGCGCTGCCGCGGGCGTGCTGCGGACCGACCTGGATCCGCGGGACGTGATCTTGCTGTCCTGGTTCCTGGCTCACGTCCAGCCGGAAGAATGGGACGACCGGGTCCCCAGGCTGCTGGACGTACTCCTGCAGGGCATGCAGAGCACCGGCATCCGATCCTGA
- a CDS encoding polymorphic toxin-type HINT domain-containing protein: MGSAKDLNIDDLKGMPDVKFDFTVSSDLKRTFRAAATLLSGQRSSRSTWRSTAATDFKGYFSEIFTSNGTTQLNDLDEIVSNLRLVATQVEGVEQDAREENSRRKTAREWAQRQKDRNWLERRRDDIFGGEDPPDVEISDSGPSKSVPAKTPGTRQTPPPGSGGGSGGTTSARPSDLRTFATNTSGGDDSFNGTVSGLNTQVTNFSTSCSWATLDASGPIDALKEWLRLNGEDGKWATTVADAFKRAGGEGNISYLNNSTIAQTLKNKGIAVSRSDIKVDPPTAYGSPPTTGYSDDPINTATGNFIENEVDLGFTGSASVLSLARTYNSLSDATGGFGRGWNSWSEARLTLTDEAARLRLFDGREIVFPRLGEGWDRATGQNMWLSREPSGNGQQPGLIVTNSDGLRWIFTADGRLLSTDNGPGTTIDFGYDDAGRLATMRHEFGRSIRLDWDDRSGLIAGAESSDGRRVSYSYDDSARLVAAITPAGTRTYRWNEDDLIEAVIDADGVVEAENTYDEQARVVTQRSPFGRVSRFVYLNGGVTAVSDEDGNRNNTWISDGKGRLIGVIDAEDNRQSTSYDRYGNPVMITERNGAVTVNSYDDRGRRTEQVMPSGARVRWTYDATDRPVTVAVTSTDDHGAAVEATTHYSYDGDERDPSRVIDPEGGVTLMTWADGLLKKIVDPEGVTLRFDHDQHGELIASTDADGNVARLERDDLGRVVAAVTPLGNRTSYRYDGAGALLSRQDPDGAIWRYETTAGGRVTAIIDPLGGRTEVEYGEHGEQSRMIDELGRAVTSAYDDLGNPTRSELPDGSAWEFGYDAMSRLTSTTDANGASWQVDYDKQGFVSRTVDPTGVEETVERDIQGRPTRAGDLLAHSTASYDALGRTVTEAGPDGAADRYRYDLCGRLIEHTDPTGATTKIKRDAAGRPVAITHPMGTTYRYEYDDCGRRAATIDTDGSRYAFSYDGDGRLIREDWPTGEQAWLSYDECGRVVQRFEPGKGTATFGYDKLGRVVRLTDGWYGRRKVQYDAAGQLVGVTNAAGGQTRFEYDEVGQCVATIDPLGSRTERRFDIVGRLIAEIDPLGRTTRYGYDAAGRQTRRIDPTGSELSWSYDRTGRLTDTLAGDRLLSTIERDFTTRTMRVREGDTINELVWDENGQLIRRMRSRDSVPGGGIGLSWSYDGDGRRTAFTRSDGTQTQYEYDQAGRVTALTEPGLGRAVIDRDAIGRIVSMTAPGLHATWVWDGGVIVRHQVTRNGETETTEIERDDAGRVVAQRTNDVRISYGYDAAGQLVEARRSDGSVTSYGYDASGRLIKETTDGRSTSYTYDSAGQLLSRRGPDGVTDFGYDAGGRRISEAGPEADRRFSWDPQGYLSKITTITHANDKITARTQDVSDDHDLVAGVTGQTSTQSFQVDALGELAAVDGQSVAWDSAAGLPALAQVGEISISNYGPLTALLPDAAGHAGESGGWLTPDWRPRSTGVDPWGVAPGTQAAGLPSGVAIGGQANLVVGGMEWMQARVYDPGSRGFLSTDPLDPVLGSGWAGNPYSFAGNDPLNQSDPWGLKPVTDKELQAYRDSNNGAISNAWNATTSWVKNNWEYIAAGAMIVGGVALMCTGIGGPVGLALAGGALSMGMSVASQKATTGKVDWGQAGVDGLTGMIPIPGAGAAGAVLKTGAKTAVKEGLESTAKNGIRTTASGGLRSAESTVARTACFAAGTQVLMGDGSSKSIEDVQIGDEVVAADVETGETQGRRVLETYVHQDVATVEVETSSGRITSTDEHPFYVEGRGWTPVRDLRPGDRLVDPKGSSVEIAAIRYTGNKEVVYNFNVEGLHNYHVQTDGQTWIRVHNTCGTYAASARSGALLKTHLRQVEKYGKGGVRELESGRFRYYDTLNPARKEGEMAGRRLVREWDPATGGTRTWHETLDHSGRVRIVRPETGGPKVHYTFDRSGNYGGSW; encoded by the coding sequence ATGGGTAGTGCGAAAGATCTGAATATCGATGACCTGAAGGGCATGCCCGACGTCAAGTTCGACTTCACCGTGTCCTCGGACCTGAAGCGGACGTTCCGCGCTGCGGCCACCCTGCTGTCCGGCCAGCGATCAAGCCGATCGACCTGGCGCTCCACGGCCGCGACCGACTTCAAGGGCTACTTCTCCGAGATCTTCACGTCCAACGGCACCACCCAGCTGAACGATCTGGACGAGATCGTCAGCAATCTGCGGTTGGTCGCGACCCAGGTCGAGGGCGTCGAGCAGGACGCCCGCGAGGAGAACAGTCGCCGCAAGACTGCCCGCGAATGGGCGCAGCGGCAGAAGGACCGCAACTGGCTCGAACGTCGCCGGGACGACATCTTCGGGGGCGAGGATCCGCCGGACGTCGAGATCTCCGATTCCGGTCCGAGCAAGAGCGTTCCGGCGAAGACGCCCGGGACCCGTCAGACGCCGCCGCCCGGCTCCGGCGGCGGCAGCGGCGGCACCACGTCGGCCCGCCCCTCCGACCTGCGGACGTTTGCCACCAACACCTCCGGCGGCGACGACTCCTTCAACGGCACCGTCAGCGGATTGAACACCCAGGTCACCAACTTCAGCACCTCCTGCTCCTGGGCAACGCTGGACGCCTCCGGGCCGATCGACGCGCTCAAGGAGTGGTTGCGGCTCAACGGGGAGGACGGCAAGTGGGCGACCACCGTCGCCGACGCGTTCAAACGGGCCGGTGGCGAGGGGAACATCTCCTATCTGAACAACAGCACGATCGCCCAGACCCTGAAGAACAAGGGCATCGCGGTCAGCCGATCCGACATCAAGGTCGACCCGCCGACCGCCTACGGCAGCCCGCCCACCACCGGCTACTCCGACGACCCGATCAACACCGCCACCGGCAACTTCATCGAGAACGAGGTCGACCTCGGCTTCACCGGTTCGGCATCGGTGCTGAGCCTGGCACGGACCTACAACTCGCTCAGCGACGCAACCGGCGGCTTCGGCCGCGGCTGGAACTCCTGGAGCGAGGCCCGTCTGACACTCACCGACGAAGCCGCCAGACTGCGGCTCTTCGACGGCCGAGAGATCGTCTTCCCCCGGCTGGGTGAGGGCTGGGACCGCGCCACCGGTCAGAACATGTGGCTGTCCCGTGAGCCGTCTGGCAACGGCCAGCAGCCGGGTCTGATCGTCACCAACTCCGACGGCCTGCGCTGGATCTTCACTGCCGACGGGCGGCTGCTGTCCACCGACAACGGCCCCGGCACCACGATCGACTTCGGCTACGACGACGCGGGTCGACTGGCCACGATGCGGCACGAGTTCGGCCGGTCGATCCGACTGGACTGGGATGACCGGAGCGGCCTGATCGCCGGTGCCGAGAGTTCCGATGGCCGTCGGGTTTCCTACTCCTACGACGATTCCGCGCGACTGGTCGCCGCGATCACCCCGGCCGGGACTCGCACCTATCGGTGGAACGAGGACGATCTGATCGAGGCCGTGATCGACGCCGACGGCGTGGTCGAGGCCGAGAACACCTACGACGAGCAGGCCCGGGTCGTCACCCAGCGGTCGCCGTTCGGCCGGGTCAGCCGGTTTGTCTACCTCAACGGCGGCGTGACCGCGGTCTCGGACGAGGACGGGAACCGGAACAACACCTGGATCTCCGACGGCAAGGGTCGGCTGATCGGCGTGATCGACGCCGAGGACAACCGGCAGTCGACCAGTTACGACCGCTACGGCAACCCGGTGATGATCACCGAACGCAACGGTGCAGTCACCGTCAACAGCTACGACGACCGCGGTCGGCGGACCGAGCAGGTGATGCCGTCCGGTGCGCGGGTCCGGTGGACCTACGACGCCACCGATCGGCCGGTCACCGTCGCCGTCACCAGCACCGATGATCATGGGGCCGCGGTCGAGGCGACCACGCACTACTCCTACGACGGTGACGAGCGCGATCCGTCCCGGGTGATCGACCCCGAGGGTGGGGTCACGCTGATGACCTGGGCCGACGGTCTGCTGAAGAAGATCGTCGACCCCGAAGGAGTCACCCTTCGCTTCGACCATGATCAACACGGCGAGCTGATCGCCTCCACCGACGCCGACGGCAACGTTGCCCGATTGGAACGCGATGATCTCGGCCGGGTCGTCGCTGCCGTGACCCCGTTGGGGAATCGGACCAGCTACCGCTATGACGGTGCCGGTGCGCTGCTGTCCCGGCAGGATCCGGACGGCGCGATCTGGCGCTACGAGACGACCGCCGGCGGCCGGGTGACCGCGATCATCGATCCGCTGGGCGGCCGGACCGAGGTCGAGTACGGCGAACACGGTGAGCAGTCCCGGATGATCGACGAGTTGGGACGTGCTGTCACGTCGGCCTACGACGACCTGGGCAACCCGACACGTTCCGAGCTGCCCGACGGCAGCGCCTGGGAGTTCGGCTACGACGCGATGTCGCGACTGACCTCGACCACCGACGCCAATGGTGCGAGCTGGCAGGTCGACTACGACAAGCAGGGCTTCGTCTCCCGGACGGTCGACCCGACCGGCGTCGAGGAGACCGTCGAACGCGACATCCAGGGACGCCCGACCCGCGCCGGCGACCTGCTGGCACACAGCACGGCGTCCTACGACGCGCTCGGTCGTACGGTCACCGAAGCCGGTCCGGACGGTGCCGCCGACCGTTACCGCTACGACCTGTGCGGACGACTGATCGAACACACCGATCCGACCGGTGCCACCACCAAGATCAAGAGGGACGCGGCCGGTCGGCCGGTGGCGATCACCCACCCGATGGGCACCACCTACCGCTATGAGTACGACGACTGTGGCCGACGTGCTGCCACCATCGATACCGACGGCTCACGCTATGCGTTCAGCTACGACGGCGACGGCCGACTGATCCGCGAGGACTGGCCGACCGGCGAACAGGCCTGGCTGTCCTACGACGAATGCGGCCGCGTGGTCCAGCGATTCGAACCGGGCAAGGGAACCGCGACCTTCGGCTACGACAAGCTCGGCCGCGTCGTCCGCCTGACCGACGGCTGGTACGGCCGACGCAAGGTGCAGTACGACGCCGCCGGTCAGCTGGTCGGCGTCACCAACGCCGCCGGTGGTCAGACCCGCTTCGAATACGACGAGGTCGGCCAGTGTGTGGCGACGATCGATCCGCTCGGTAGCCGTACCGAACGCCGCTTCGACATCGTCGGACGGCTGATCGCCGAGATCGATCCGCTGGGCCGGACCACTCGGTACGGCTATGACGCCGCCGGACGGCAGACCCGTCGGATCGATCCGACCGGTTCGGAGCTGTCCTGGAGCTACGACCGGACCGGTCGGTTGACCGACACCCTGGCCGGTGACCGGCTGCTGTCCACGATCGAACGCGACTTCACAACCCGGACGATGCGGGTCCGTGAGGGTGACACGATCAACGAGCTCGTTTGGGACGAGAACGGTCAGCTGATCCGCCGGATGCGGAGCAGGGACAGCGTTCCCGGCGGCGGCATCGGGCTGTCCTGGAGCTACGACGGCGACGGTCGGCGGACCGCGTTCACCCGTAGCGACGGAACCCAGACCCAGTACGAGTACGACCAGGCCGGCCGTGTCACGGCGTTGACCGAGCCGGGGCTGGGTCGGGCGGTGATCGATCGGGACGCGATCGGTCGGATCGTGTCGATGACCGCACCGGGTCTGCATGCGACCTGGGTGTGGGACGGCGGCGTGATCGTCCGTCATCAGGTCACTCGCAACGGTGAGACCGAGACCACCGAGATCGAACGCGACGACGCCGGACGGGTTGTCGCGCAGCGGACGAACGATGTCCGGATCAGCTACGGCTACGACGCCGCCGGCCAGTTGGTGGAGGCTCGTCGCAGCGACGGCTCGGTGACCAGCTACGGCTACGACGCCAGCGGCCGGTTGATCAAGGAGACCACCGACGGTCGGTCCACCTCCTACACCTACGACTCGGCCGGGCAGCTGCTGTCGCGGCGGGGCCCGGACGGTGTCACCGACTTCGGTTACGACGCCGGCGGCCGCCGGATCTCCGAGGCCGGCCCGGAGGCCGATCGTCGGTTCAGCTGGGATCCGCAGGGTTACCTGTCCAAGATCACCACGATCACCCACGCAAACGACAAGATCACCGCGCGGACGCAGGATGTGTCGGATGATCATGATCTTGTGGCTGGTGTCACCGGGCAGACGTCGACGCAGAGTTTCCAGGTGGATGCCCTCGGCGAGCTGGCTGCGGTCGACGGACAGTCGGTGGCGTGGGACTCCGCGGCAGGTCTGCCGGCGTTGGCGCAGGTCGGTGAGATCTCGATCTCCAACTACGGTCCGCTGACCGCGTTGTTGCCCGATGCTGCCGGTCATGCTGGCGAGTCGGGTGGTTGGTTGACCCCGGATTGGCGTCCGCGGTCGACGGGTGTGGATCCGTGGGGTGTTGCGCCGGGTACGCAGGCCGCCGGTCTGCCGTCCGGTGTGGCGATCGGTGGCCAGGCGAATCTGGTTGTCGGTGGGATGGAGTGGATGCAGGCACGGGTCTATGACCCGGGTAGCCGCGGCTTCTTGTCCACCGATCCGTTGGATCCGGTGCTCGGGTCCGGTTGGGCGGGTAACCCGTACTCGTTTGCCGGTAACGATCCGCTGAACCAGTCCGACCCGTGGGGTCTGAAACCCGTTACGGACAAGGAACTTCAGGCCTACCGCGATTCCAACAACGGCGCGATCTCCAACGCCTGGAACGCGACCACGTCGTGGGTGAAGAACAACTGGGAGTACATCGCCGCCGGAGCCATGATCGTTGGTGGTGTGGCGTTGATGTGTACCGGTATCGGTGGCCCGGTGGGTCTGGCGTTGGCCGGTGGCGCGCTGTCGATGGGTATGTCGGTCGCTTCGCAGAAGGCGACCACGGGCAAGGTCGATTGGGGACAGGCCGGTGTTGACGGTCTGACCGGCATGATTCCAATCCCAGGAGCCGGCGCAGCGGGTGCGGTCTTGAAAACCGGAGCCAAGACCGCCGTCAAGGAGGGGCTGGAGAGCACAGCGAAGAACGGAATCCGAACGACCGCATCCGGTGGGCTCAGAAGCGCCGAGTCGACGGTTGCACGGACAGCCTGTTTCGCGGCGGGGACGCAGGTTCTCATGGGTGACGGCTCCTCCAAGAGCATCGAGGACGTCCAGATTGGTGACGAAGTCGTTGCAGCCGATGTCGAGACAGGGGAAACCCAAGGTAGGCGGGTTCTAGAGACGTACGTCCATCAGGATGTCGCCACGGTTGAGGTTGAGACGTCGTCTGGCAGGATCACGTCCACCGACGAGCATCCCTTTTATGTGGAGGGTAGAGGCTGGACGCCGGTCCGCGATTTGAGACCCGGCGATCGACTGGTCGACCCGAAGGGATCATCGGTTGAAATTGCCGCAATCCGGTACACCGGGAACAAGGAGGTCGTGTACAACTTCAATGTCGAGGGTCTCCATAATTATCATGTTCAAACCGATGGGCAAACGTGGATCCGCGTCCACAATACGTGCGGGACATATGCTGCCAGTGCACGTAGTGGAGCTCTGTTGAAGACCCATCTTCGGCAGGTTGAGAAATACGGCAAGGGCGGAGTAAGGGAGCTCGAGAGCGGTCGATTCCGGTACTACGACACCCTGAACCCAGCGAGGAAAGAAGGGGAGATGGCGGGACGTCGCCTTGTCAGGGAGTGGGACCCCGCGACCGGTGGAACGCGGACCTGGCATGAGACTCTGGATCATTCCGGTAGGGTGCGTATTGTCCGTCCGGAGACGGGCGGGCCGAAGGTGCACTACACGTTTGACAGGTCCGGGAACTATGGAGGGTCATGGTGA
- a CDS encoding alpha/beta fold hydrolase, with protein MTDNGDPDTVDPRHPQGTPGRADITDGRELFYQELPGPTPTVVFEAGLASTRSIWGLTQPRLKGVARAVVYDRAGMGHSPRAAGPRRLTDLAADLNGLLDALTADPADDQGFVLVGHSLGGPIVRLAAAARPDRIAGIVLVDPADEDCDVYYAESTARIDRIQNTLFPPLARIGLLRRIYGLTVGAMPPTVRADLCREMYTPSAVATQIAESSTMTEGLRALQTDPADLADIPMTVISGGTNAGIGADARRKMITAHRARAARSVQGRHLVAEKSGHLVMMTEPELIVAEIERMLAARAAQQ; from the coding sequence GTGACCGACAACGGCGATCCCGACACCGTGGATCCGCGACATCCGCAGGGGACGCCGGGCCGCGCCGACATCACCGACGGCCGAGAACTCTTCTACCAGGAGCTGCCCGGCCCGACGCCGACCGTCGTGTTCGAGGCCGGGCTGGCGTCGACCCGTTCGATCTGGGGTCTGACCCAACCGCGCCTCAAGGGAGTGGCCCGGGCCGTCGTCTATGACCGGGCCGGGATGGGGCACAGCCCGCGCGCCGCGGGACCGCGCCGACTGACCGATCTTGCCGCCGATCTGAACGGCCTGCTCGACGCGCTGACTGCGGACCCGGCGGATGATCAAGGCTTCGTCCTGGTCGGACACAGTCTCGGCGGCCCGATCGTCCGGCTCGCGGCCGCCGCGCGTCCGGACCGGATCGCCGGCATCGTGCTGGTCGACCCTGCCGACGAGGACTGCGACGTCTACTACGCCGAGAGCACTGCCAGGATCGACAGGATCCAGAACACCCTGTTCCCGCCGTTGGCACGGATCGGGCTGCTCCGCCGGATCTACGGCCTGACCGTCGGTGCGATGCCGCCGACGGTCCGCGCCGACCTGTGCCGCGAGATGTACACCCCGAGCGCGGTCGCCACCCAGATCGCCGAGTCCAGCACCATGACCGAGGGACTACGTGCCCTGCAGACCGACCCGGCGGACCTGGCAGACATTCCGATGACCGTCATCTCGGGCGGCACCAACGCCGGGATCGGCGCCGACGCGCGACGCAAGATGATCACCGCGCATCGGGCTCGCGCCGCTCGGTCGGTCCAGGGCCGGCACCTGGTCGCCGAGAAATCCGGACACCTGGTGATGATGACCGAACCGGAGCTGATTGTCGCCGAGATCGAGCGGATGCTGGCCGCACGGGCCGCTCAGCAGTGA
- a CDS encoding alpha/beta fold hydrolase, whose product MALPVEVVPTTKVEVSPGHQLAVRRRGVGGVPLILIHGFPCTSRIWSHNLVPLADAGFDVVAPDLRGYGESDFAPDDFYDLNAFNTDLIGLLEQLGWDRAVVAGHDLGAMIAIDLANRHPDRVDRLVILDDSMPDLPDVFAAAGIPPSRPKPAVYDYQRRQGRHADSLIAELATPEQRRRYVAEFYGHRLWCPPDAFDEDDLAFLTEPYGDADRLRTSFADYEIVMGTRPRSAPEMLDRPVAQRALVLIGADQVTIGDHVEERCAIALPQAVGPFWMKGAGHFLPWERSDVVNRAISSFCGDLLQH is encoded by the coding sequence ATGGCCCTACCCGTCGAAGTCGTCCCGACCACGAAGGTCGAAGTCAGTCCGGGACATCAGCTGGCCGTGCGACGCCGTGGCGTCGGCGGGGTCCCGTTGATCCTCATCCACGGCTTCCCCTGTACCAGCCGGATCTGGTCCCACAATCTCGTCCCGCTGGCCGACGCGGGATTCGATGTCGTCGCACCCGACCTCCGCGGCTACGGCGAATCGGACTTCGCCCCGGACGACTTCTACGATCTGAACGCCTTCAACACCGACCTGATCGGGCTGCTCGAGCAGCTCGGCTGGGACCGTGCCGTCGTAGCCGGCCACGACCTGGGAGCGATGATCGCGATCGACCTGGCCAATCGGCATCCCGATCGGGTGGATCGATTGGTGATCTTGGACGACTCGATGCCCGACCTGCCGGACGTGTTCGCTGCCGCGGGTATCCCGCCGAGCCGGCCGAAGCCTGCCGTCTACGACTACCAACGCCGGCAGGGACGTCACGCGGACTCCTTGATCGCGGAGTTGGCTACGCCGGAGCAGCGACGGCGCTACGTCGCGGAGTTCTACGGGCACCGGCTCTGGTGCCCGCCGGACGCGTTCGACGAAGATGATCTTGCCTTCCTGACCGAACCGTACGGCGACGCCGACCGACTTCGTACGTCCTTTGCCGACTACGAGATCGTGATGGGGACCAGGCCGCGATCGGCTCCGGAGATGCTGGACCGGCCGGTCGCACAGCGAGCGCTCGTGCTGATCGGTGCCGACCAGGTGACGATCGGTGATCATGTCGAAGAACGGTGCGCAATCGCCCTGCCGCAGGCGGTGGGTCCCTTCTGGATGAAGGGTGCCGGACACTTCCTGCCGTGGGAACGATCGGACGTGGTCAACCGTGCGATCAGCTCGTTCTGTGGTGATCTGCTGCAGCACTGA
- a CDS encoding DUF4926 domain-containing protein: MREPGRRTVSGAELFQPFDVVVLPEGIPEAGVPAGSRAVVVEVHRATLGLAYEVEVSRADGRTTLLSPRRALVHRRQPSAVVGGRRPSRRGRFGRAGLRQHRHLRVG; encoded by the coding sequence GTGAGGGAACCAGGGCGACGCACTGTCAGCGGGGCCGAGTTATTCCAACCGTTCGACGTCGTTGTCCTGCCGGAGGGCATCCCGGAGGCGGGAGTCCCCGCGGGATCTCGGGCGGTCGTGGTCGAAGTCCACCGCGCGACCCTGGGTCTCGCCTATGAGGTGGAGGTGTCGCGCGCCGACGGGCGAACAACACTGCTATCGCCGCGGCGAGCTCTCGTTCACCGGCGTCAGCCGTCTGCAGTGGTCGGCGGCCGACGTCCGTCCCGCCGTGGACGCTTCGGGCGAGCAGGACTACGGCAACATCGACACCTTCGAGTGGGATGA